The Hevea brasiliensis isolate MT/VB/25A 57/8 chromosome 1, ASM3005281v1, whole genome shotgun sequence genome has a window encoding:
- the LOC131183072 gene encoding uncharacterized protein LOC131183072, with translation MGEEHEIEVKLKEKKDECESESTSTKAKASKEAKEEKEDKKKIEEKYVPPAPYKPPLPFPQRFHKSQLDKQFGKFLEVLKKLYINIPFTDVISQMPSYTKFLREILSNKRRLEDYETVALTEECSALLQNKLPPKLKDPGSFSIPCHIGETSIERALCDLGASVSLMPLSICEKLKVGNLKPTTISLQLADRSIKYLVGILENVPLKVGKFFIPVDFIVLEMEEDVRTPIILGRPFLATARANIDVKNGKLKLTVGEEEIEFNLFQHYKKPAVMNSCYRTSQKIWKLLLKLQKPTLMPS, from the exons ATGGGGGAAGAACACGAAATTGAAGTAAagttgaaagaaaagaaagatgagTGTGAGAGTGAATCCACTTCAACTAAAGCTAAAGCTAGTAAGGAAGcaaaagaagagaaagaagataaaaagaaaatagaagagaaaTATGTGCCTCCTGCACCATACAAGCCACCATTGCCCTTTCCTCAGAggtttcataaatcacaattagataagcagtttgggaaattccttgaagttttgaagaagttgtatatcaacatTCCATTCACCGATGTCATTTCTCAAATGCCTTCTTATACTAAGTTTTTGAGGgagattttatcaaataaaagaaGGTTGGAAGATTATGAAACTGTTGCACTTACTGAGGAGTGTAGTGCTTTATTGCAGAACAAGCTCCCACCTAAGCTGAAAGATCCTGGaagtttttccataccatgtcacattggagaAACAAGTATTGAGAGAGCATTATGTGACTTGGGGGCTAGTGTTAGCTTGATGCCACTTTCCATATGTGAGAAGTTAAAGGTTGGAAATCTAAAGCCCACAACTATTTCTttgcagttagctgacagatctatAAAGTATCTAGTTGGGATTTTAGAGAATGTACCATTAAAAGTTGGGAAGTTTTTCATTCCAGTGGATTTTATTGTActagagatggaggaggatgtaagaACGCCCATCATACTTGGAAGGCCATTTTTAGCCACTGCAAGAGCTAATATAGATGTAAAGAATGGGAAATTGAAGTTGACAGTGGGGGAGGAGGAAATAGAGTTTAATTTATTCCAACATTACAAGAAACCAGCTGTGATGAATTCTTGTTATAGG acctcacagaaaatttggaaactgcttctgaagcttcAAA aacccacattaatgcctagc